A stretch of the Uranotaenia lowii strain MFRU-FL chromosome 3, ASM2978415v1, whole genome shotgun sequence genome encodes the following:
- the LOC129755033 gene encoding E3 ubiquitin-protein ligase parkin, whose translation MFNIVTFLKNLIYNMLAIFSFGRKKLSNTLSIYVKTNTGNTLSVDLEPHMDIKVVKEMVAPQLGLMPDELKIIFAGKELSDTITISECDLGQQSIIHAVKSRPMPVRKLPNGSKTLLDVKISEESPEEIPSTSKPLCETLSDLQLTEVNEKQEPDQTKVRPKAHFFVYCSQCAKVCTGKLRVRCSICKSGAFTVHRDPACWDDVLKKKRITGHCENFDTPCVENEFGDPPFTEFYFKCAEHSSGGEKDFAGPLNLIKTNHKDVPCIACTETSDIVLVFPCEAGHVSCLDCFRQYCVSRLLERQFLEHPAGGYTLRCPVGCDNSYIEDVHHFRLLSKEQYERYQRFATEEYVLRNGGVLCPQPGCGMGLLVDPECRRIQCQNGCGFVFCRQCLQGFHIGDCLETPQPNAGTSLEYSIDPLRASEARWDEASKIAIKVTTKPCPQCRTATERDGGCMHMVCTRSGCGYEWCWVCQTPWTRDCMAAHWFG comes from the exons ATGTTCAACATTGTCACTTTCCTGAAAAACCTTATTTACAATATGTTAGCAATATTTTCTTTCGGGCGGAAAAAACTTTCCAACACCCTGAGTATTTATGTGAAAACTAACACCGGAAACACGCTTTCTGTGGATTTGGAACCGCACATGGATATCAAGGTTGTGAAGGAAATGGTAGCCCCGCAGCTTGGCCTTATGCCAgatgaattgaaaatcattttcgCCGGCAAAGAGCTATCGGATACGATTACGATAAGC gAATGCGACTTAGGACAACAATCGATAATCCATGCGGTTAAAAGTAGACCAATGCCAGTTAGAAAGCTACCCAATGGTAGTAAAACACTACTTGATGTTAAAATCTCAGAAGAATCCCCGGAAGAAATTCCCTCCACTTCGAAACCCCTCTGCGAAACCTTGTCGGATCTACAGCTGACAGAGGTCAACGAGAAGCAGGAACCAGATCAAACTAAAGTTAGGCCGAAGGCACACTTTTTCGTGTACTGTTCCCAGTGCGCAAAAGTTTGCACCGGAAAGCTCCGGGTACGTTGTAGTATATGCAAGAGCGGAGCGTTCACGGTACATCGGGATCCCGCCTGTTGGGACGATGTGTTAAAAAAGAAACGAATCACCGGTCATTGCGAAAATTTTGATACACCATGTGTG gaaaaCGAATTTGGCGATCCTCCTTTTACAGAATTCTACTTCAAATGTGCGGAGCACTCTTCCGGTGGTGAAAAAGATTTTGCCGGTCCTCTCAATCTAATCAAAACCAATCATAAGGATGTTCCTTGTATTGCATGCACCGAAACAAG tgacaTAGTTTTGGTGTTTCCCTGCGAAGCAGGACATGTTTCCTGTTTGGACTGCTTCCGCCAGTATTGCGTTTCCCGGCTTTTGGAGCGACAGTTTCTCGAACACCCCGCCGGGGGATACACGCTGCGGTGTCCAGTAGGCTGCGACAATTCCTACATCGAAGATGTACACCACTTTAGATTACTGTCTAAGGAACAG tATGAACGATATCAAAGATTCGCAACCGAAGAGTACGTGCTCCGAAACGGAGGAGTTCTATGTCCTCAACCAGGTTGCGGAATGGGACTTCTCGTCGATCCCGAATGTAGACGTATCCAATGCCAAAATGGTTGCGGC TTCGTATTTTGCCGGCAATGCCTGCAAGGATTCCACATTGGAGACTGTCTGGAAACACCTCAGCCAAATGCCGGGACCTCCCTAGAGTACAGCATCGATCCGCTGCGTGCTTCCGAGGCGCGATGGGACGAGGCTTCGAAAATAGCCATCAAGGTGACCACCAAACCGTGTCCTCAATGTCGAACGGCCACCGAACGGGATGGCGGTTGCATGCACATGGTCTGCACCAGATCCGGTTGTGGCTACGAGTGGTGCTGGGTGTGTCAAACGCCCTGGACTCGGGACTGTATGGCTGCCCATTGGTTCGGATAA
- the LOC129752495 gene encoding neurogenic differentiation factor 4-like translates to MKVDHSESSYRRFSGPRVITNRRSKANQRERNRMHGLNDALDRLRSCLPIPQMVNVSRCDHTAPHRLSKIETLRLARNYIVALIEALSTNRRLEYFELLGILSEQISQNTCNLLRMKLLLDEELKLELIEPYCEKRACFCKFKAPVGCDVRCELGETGFIGCELVEGEFCHLCFEHM, encoded by the coding sequence ATGAAAGTTGATCACAGTGAATCGTCCTACAGAAGGTTTTCGGGTCCCAGAGTAATCACCAACCGCCGTTCGAAAGCCAATCAACGGGAACGAAACCGAATGCACGGTTTAAACGATGCTCTGGATCGGTTGAGGAGTTGCCTTCCTATACCCCAAATGGTTAACGTGTCCCGGTGCGATCACACCGCACCGCACCGACTGTCTAAAATTGAAACTCTACGGTTGGCAAGAAATTATATCGTAGCATTGATTGAAGCATTGAGCACTAATCGCCGCCTTGAGTACTTTGAACTGTTGGGGATTCTATCGGAACAGATCAGTCAGAACACGTGCAATCTGTTGCGGATGAAACTGCTTCTGGATGAAGAGCTGAAGCTGGAACTGATAGAGCCATACTGCGAGAAGCGAGCTTGCTTTTGCAAATTTAAGGCTCCCGTTGGCTGCGACGTTCGATGTGAACTTGGCGAAACGGGATTCATTGGCTGTGAGTTGGTCGAGGGTGAATTTTGTCATCTATGTTTCGAACACATGTGA